Proteins from a genomic interval of Quercus lobata isolate SW786 chromosome 11, ValleyOak3.0 Primary Assembly, whole genome shotgun sequence:
- the LOC115969418 gene encoding cationic peroxidase 2-like, translating to MASGHSSHIWISFTFLLLALVHGQCTIVGFYSASCPLVESIVRSTVQSHFRSDPTVAPGLLRMLFHDCFVQGCDASILISGSNTERTAVPNLSLRGYEVIDDAKTQLEAACPGIVSCADILALAARDSVVLTNGPSWVVPLGRRDGGVSLASDTANLPAFTDSVDMQKQKFSALGLNTLDLVALAGGHTIGTSACQSFKYRTYNFTKVGNGAMDPAIDPSFLPQLRALCPQNGDDSKRVALDTGSPNRFDTSYFTNLRNGRGILESDQMLWADTSTKTIVQHFSMGLSFNLAFVKSMIKMSNIGVKRGNAGEIRKICSKIN from the exons ATGGCGAGTGGACATTCCAGCCATATATGGATTTCGTTTACGTTTCTCTTGCTTGCCTTGGTGCATGGCCAATGCACAATAGTTGGATTTTATTCCGCTTCGTGTCCTCTAGTTGAATCAATTGTTCGTTCAACAGTTCAATCTCATTTCCGTTCTGATCCCACTGTGGCTCCTGGATTGTTGAGGATGCTTTTTCATGACTGTTTTGTGCAGGGTTGTGATGCTTCTATCCTTATTTCAGGGTCTAACACTGAAAGAACAGCTGTTCCTAACCTATCACTGAGAGGATATGAAGTTATTGATGATGCCAAGACACAACTTGAAGCTGCATGCCCTGGCATTGTCTCTTGTGCTGATATTCTTGCCCTTGCTGCCCGTGATTCTGTTGTTCTG ACAAATGGACCAAGTTGGGTTGTTCCCTTAGGACGCAGAGACGGGGGGGTTTCATTGGCATCTGATACTGCCAATTTGCCAGCATTCACTGACTCAGTCGATATGCAAAAGCAAAAGTTTTCTGCTTTGGGTCTGAATACTCTAGATCTTGTGGCCCTCGCTG GAGGACACACCATAGGAACTTCAGCTTGCCAATCCTTCAAATACAGAACGTACAATTTTACTAAAGTAGGGAATGGTGCTATGGACCCAGCCATCGATCCATCATTCCTTCCTCAATTACGAGCACTTTGCCCACAAAATGGAGATGATTCTAAGCGAGTTGCATTGGATACTGGTAGCCCAAATAGGTTTGACACCtcttattttacaaatttgagAAATGGGCGAGGGATCCTTGAGTCTGATCAAATGTTGTGGGCTGATACTTCAACAAAAACCATTGTCCAGCACTTCTCAATGGGCCTGAGCTTTAACTTGGCATTTGTGAAGTCCATGATTAAAATGAGTAACATTGGGGTAAAGAGAGGCAATGCTGGTGAAATTCGCAAAATATGTTCCAAAATTAATTGA
- the LOC115966546 gene encoding uncharacterized protein LOC115966546, which produces MAIKEDKHVKLMFNRIQKMPQVNAAELYVSLEALVDNTTEVVQQTTTALQFTALDDGCTTMGGYTMGGYTLPSQDHVANTSETLYPQETHLEEEDEDEDEDHAVNDGENVEVVDEYEEKIEQGDFENDVDDHEVVPNFEEENMEYHDKGDADDDIGVQHNRNTTTGYRPPADSFYANTWKYMDSGTQYSYHTIPRPYEGTTLLRYVYWAFAPCIAAFQYCRPVISIDETHLYGKYKGVLMIAMATDANQKVLPLAFTVVDKESGPSWGWFLECLRTSIKHVIPNDDICIVSDRHKGIKCAIREWPRGEDGREQVYHRYCLRHVASFNRHFDNPTLKALALKTGYATHETKFESIMQTIKEAEINLLRGVDPTDCRIERYMPYTYLVSEDVEKWTQSHDGGRRYGAMTTNISECFNGVLKGARGLPIAAMVEFTWCKLVAYFHDRHKQITFDLSRGHTVRNFNHEEGVYQVVTPYNDHRGGGGNHSHEVRIFARTCGCGKWQNLKIPCSHAIKVLQGLHLNATSYIDPCYSLNNAILTYSHNFVVPKSESLWRDICRPRWVPDPQLLRGIGRPVKSRIRNEMDGVRREQGSRRENPDLREIQPRQQCRVCHQEGHNHRSCPNSRGASTSGSAIN; this is translated from the exons ATGGCGATCAAAGAAGATAAACATGTAAAACTGATGTTTAATAGGATTCAGAAAATGCCCCAAGTAAATGCTGCTGAGTTGTATGTAAGTTTGGAGGCACTTGTAGACAACACTACTGAGGTGGTGCAACAAACAACTACGGCTTTACAATTTACAGCCCTAGATGATGGATGCACTACAATGGGAGGGTATACAATGGGAGGTTATACGCTCCCATCTCAAGATCATGTTGCCAATACTAGTGAAACCCTCTATCCTCAAGAGACACATTTAGAggaggaagacgaagacgaagacgaagatcaTGCTGTGAATGATGGTGAAAATGTTGAGGTTGTGGATGAGTACGAAGAGAAGATTGAGCAAGGCGACTTTGAGAACGATGTGGATGACCATGAAGTCGTTCCcaattttgaagaggaaaatatggagtaCCATGATAAAGGTGATGCAGATGATGATATTGGTGTCCAGCATAATAGAAATACGACCACTGGTTACAGACCTCCTGCTGACTCATTCTACGCAAATACTTGGAAATatatg GATTCAGGTACCCAGTACAGCTATCACACCATACCTAGGCCATACGAAGGTACCACGTTACTGCGCTATGTATATTGGGCATTCGCTCCATGCATTGCTGCATTCCAATATTGCAGGCCAGTGATTAGTATTGATGAGACTCATCTGTATGGTAAATACAAGGGGGTATTGATGATTGCAATGGCAACCGATGCTAACCAAAAGGTTTTGCCTCTTGCCTTTACTGTTGTGGACAAGGAGTCAGGGCctagttgggggtggtttttaGAGTGTCTCAGGACTTCCATAAAGCATGTCATACCTAACGATGACATTTGCATTGTTTCTGACCGACATAAAGGTATCAAATGTGCCATTCGAGAGTGGCCTAGAGGTGAGGATGGAAGAGAACAGGTATATCACcgatattgccttcgacatgttgctagcTTCAACAGACACTTTGATAACCCGACTCTAAAGGCATTGGCCTTGAAAACTGGATATGCGACTCATGAAACTAAATTTGAGTCCATAATGCAAACCATTAAGGAGGCCGAGATTAATTTACTGAGGGGTGTAGACCCTACTGATTGTCGGATTGAACGTTATATGCCATACACATATCTAGTGAGTGAGGATGTGGAGAAATGGACccagtcacatgatggtggaagacgttacggggcaatgacaaccaatatctCTGAGTGCTTTAATGGGGTACTTAAAGGTGCCCGCGGTTTGCCCATTGCTGCAATGGTTGAGTTCACTTGGTGTaaacttgttgcatatttcCATGATAgacataaacaaattactttTGATCTCTCTCGAG GACACACTGTGAGGAATTTTAATCATGAAGAGGGTGTATATCAAGTGGTTACCCCGTACAACGACCATAGAGGTGGAGGGGGAAACCACAGTCATGAAGTGCGCATATTTGCTAGAACATGTGGTTGTGGAAAGTGGCAAAACTTGaagatcccttgttcacatgcaattaaagttCTTCAAGGTCTGCATCTCAATGCGACCAGCTATATTGACCCATGTTACAGTTTGAACAACGCCATTCTCACATATTCACATAattttgtggtgccaaagtcAGAATCATTGTGGAGGGACATTTGCAGACCACGATGGGTGCCTGACCCACAGTTGTTGCGGGGCATAGGTCGTCCTGTGAAgtcaagaataaggaatgaaatggatgggGTACGGCGAGAACAGGGAAGCCGGAGGGAAAATCCGGACTTGAGGGAGATTCAACCGAGGCAACAATGCAGAGTGTGTCATCAAGAGGGGCATAACCATAGAAGCTGTCCCAATTCTCGTGGGGCTTCGACAAGTGGTAGTGCTATAAACTAG
- the LOC115969233 gene encoding cationic peroxidase 2-like, with amino-acid sequence MVSGNSNQISNFWMLLLLAIGAYLVHGHKGTKVGFYSTTCPQAESIVSSTVQCHFNSDHTVAAGLLRMHFHDCFMRGCDASVLIVDPNTQKKAVANLGLRGYEVIDDAKTQLEAACPGVVSFTDILALAARDSVVKVNGSSWVVPTGRRDGRVSLVSDADNLPAFNDSIDVQKQKFSALGLNTQDLVVLVGGRTIGTSDCQFFQYKMYNFTKERNGVVDPSINPAFLPQLRALCPQYGDGSKHVALDTYSPNRFDTSYIRNLRIGQGILESDQMLWNDASTKAKVKHLLLGLNFKVEFGNSMIKMSNIGVKIGNSGEIRQVCSKIN; translated from the exons ATGGTGAGTGGAAATTCCAACCAAATATCCAATTTCTGGATGCTTCTCTTGCTTGCCATTGGTGCCTACTTGGTGCATGGCCATAAAGGCACAAAAGTTGGATTTTATTCCACTACGTGTCCTCAAGCTGAATCCATTGTTAGCTCAACAGTTCAATGCCATTTCAATTCTGATCACACTGTGGCTGCTGGATTGTTGAGGATGCATTTTCATGACTGCTTCATGCGGGGTTGTGATGCTTCTGTCCTTATTGTCGATCCTAACACTCAGAAAAAAGCTGTAGCTAACCTTGGATTGAGAGGATATGAAGTTATTGATGATGCCAAGACTCAGCTTGAAGCTGCATGTCCTGGTGTTGTTTCTTTCACTGATATTCTTGCCCTTGCTGCCCGTGATTCTGTTGTTAAA GTTAATGGATCAAGTTGGGTTGTTCCCACAGGACGCAGAGACGGAAGGGTTTCATTGGTATCTGATGCTGACAATTTGCCAGCATTCAATGACTCCATCGATGTGCAAAAGCAAAAGTTTTCTGCTTTGGGTCTCAATACTCAAGATCTTGTGGTCCTCGTTG GAGGACGCACCATAGGAACTTCAGATTGCCAGTTCTTCCAATACAAAATGTACAATTTCACTAAAGAAAGAAATGGTGTTGTCGACCCATCCATCAACCCTGCATTTCTTCCTCAACTCCGAGCACTTTGCCCACAATATGGAGATGGTTCAAAGCATGTTGCACTAGACACTTATAGCCCTAATAGGTTTGATACCTCTTATATTAGAAATTTGAGAATTGGGCAAGGGATTCTTGAGTCTGATCAAATGTTGTGGAATGATGCTTCAACAAAAGCCAAAGTCAAACACTTGTTGCTTGGTTTGAATTTCAAAGTGGAATTTGGGAATTCCATGATTAAAATGAGTAACATTGGTGTGAAGATAGGCAATTCAGGTGAAATTCGCCAAGTGTGTTCCAAAATTAATTGA